From Acetomicrobium thermoterrenum DSM 13490:
ACGACGGCAAATCCCGCTTCATGAAGCATCTTTCCGTAAGGATGAGCCTCAGCCAATGCATCGAGCAACGATCTTTCGTCCACGACGACAAAATGCCAGGGCCTCGTACCTCCCGCCGTAGGGGCTGCCTGTGCGCATTCCAAAATTATCTCCAATTTTTCCGGTTCAACCTTTCTATCCTTTTGAAACTTCCTTATGCTCCTTCTGTCCAATATTACCTTTATAGCGCGATCCTCTCGCAAAGACATCGTAAACACCTCCTGAACAAAATTTTGTCGATCCTCGAATGAGCTACAACAGATGATAATTATACTGCACTTTTTTTAAGAATCAACTTTCAAGGCAAAGCAACAGTCTCAGTATCTAATTGCATTGGCCTTTTCCGATATCGCCTCGAAACAAGATCGCAGAAAAGGCGCAAATTCCGGAAGCAAAGGAACGGTATCGCCTTTCAAGTTAGAGGCGGCAACCCTTTTGTCTCGAGGAAAAAATGCTGCGGCTTCTACCCCTATGGACTCAAGTGATGCCTTGACGTTTTCAATTACATCATCATCGGCCATATTGACAACCGCCACCATCGGACGATCCACTTCCTTTGCCAAATCGCTCATAAACTTGACCATTTCCAATGATTCGTGGGAGGGCTCAAGAACTACAAGAAAAATATCGGCGCTTCGCCAGATGCCGCGCCCAATATGCTCTATGCCTGCCTCGCAGTCCACCAAAATCCACCATCCGGGAGCATGCAGCCTCGCAAGAAACCCCTTCTCCAGCGCTCCCATGGGACAGGCGCATCCCTCGTCGGGTTGGCGAATTTTGCCTATGGCCAAAAAGGCATAATCGTCCCTCCTGCTAACGCAGGTTCGCGGCAAATCGTCAACGTGGATCTTGGCATCCTCGTCGAACCCACCCTTTTTGTTGTCGAAGACGACTTTTTTTACGGCAACCCTTCCTCCCAGATCGTCCATCAACGTGCTCTTGGGGGCACTGAGCCCAAGCATCCTATAGAGGCTGCGGTTGCTTTCGTCGGCATCTATTACCAACACTCGCATCCCTTCCGAGGCCAAAAATTTGGCAAACATTGCGGTTATCGTGCTCTTCCCGCTCCCACCGCGACCGCATATAAAAACCTTCGTCATGATTGAAGTGACACCCCCGTTTCTCTTTTATCTCCGGGCTCGATCAAATTTTCTTTAAATTTCGGCCATGGGCGGAACTTCACTGAATATCTTCTTCTCTAATTCCCTGCCCTTCGGCGTTGCCGCCAACCCTCCCTTAGAAGTCTCCTTTAAGCTTTCCGGCAAAGCCCTCCCAACTCTCCGCATTGCATCGATGACCTCGTCGGGGGGGATTACGGACCTGATCCCGGCCAAGGCCATGTCGGCACAAAGCGATGCCAGGGAAACCAAAGTGCCGTTTCTTTTTATACAAGGCACCTCCACCAACCCCGCCACGGGATCGCACACCAAACCCATCAAGGATTTAATCGTCAAAACTGCAGCATGAGCCGAGGCCTCAGGACTTCCTCCCTCAAGATAAACCAAAGCTGCCGATCCCATGGCTGCAGCAGCGCCGCACTCTGCCTGACAGCCGCCCTCCGCCCCTGCCAGGGTGGCTCTCTTCTGAATGACCTCGCCAACACCGCCTGCAACGATCAGGGCTTTTATCAGCATATCTCTGGAAGGCCCATACAAATCTCGATAGGCAAATAACAAGCCTGGCAATATACCGCAGCTTCCGGCAGTAGGAGCAGCCACTATGCGCCCCATATTCGCGTTGTACTGAGACACGGAAAGCGCTATGCGAGAGGCCTTGGCTATGAATTTGCCTGAAAGGGGAACATCCCTTTGAGCAATGTACCGTTCGAACCTGCGTGCCTCATCT
This genomic window contains:
- the sdaAA gene encoding L-serine ammonia-lyase, iron-sulfur-dependent, subunit alpha, coding for MRSFEEILKLCEVDLEFHEAVVELESRESGKSEDLIYTNMSHMLDAMEQSVNSAINADFKGRMMEDEARRFERYIAQRDVPLSGKFIAKASRIALSVSQYNANMGRIVAAPTAGSCGILPGLLFAYRDLYGPSRDMLIKALIVAGGVGEVIQKRATLAGAEGGCQAECGAAAAMGSAALVYLEGGSPEASAHAAVLTIKSLMGLVCDPVAGLVEVPCIKRNGTLVSLASLCADMALAGIRSVIPPDEVIDAMRRVGRALPESLKETSKGGLAATPKGRELEKKIFSEVPPMAEI
- a CDS encoding ATP-binding protein — its product is MTKVFICGRGGSGKSTITAMFAKFLASEGMRVLVIDADESNRSLYRMLGLSAPKSTLMDDLGGRVAVKKVVFDNKKGGFDEDAKIHVDDLPRTCVSRRDDYAFLAIGKIRQPDEGCACPMGALEKGFLARLHAPGWWILVDCEAGIEHIGRGIWRSADIFLVVLEPSHESLEMVKFMSDLAKEVDRPMVAVVNMADDDVIENVKASLESIGVEAAAFFPRDKRVAASNLKGDTVPLLPEFAPFLRSCFEAISEKANAIRY